The window gtcatccagggaagcgtattaggcccacttttgtttcttatgtatataaacgatatatgtaacaccatagaattcgggaaaccatacttatatgctgatgatctcaaaatagtatacagctataagcctgagacactaagcgaaagtatatcccagatccaaaaggacctcaataacctaactatatggagtgaaaatggcaattaccatttaacctcaacaagtgcgggatcatgcactttggaaagcatccctataaaccgcgacttcaattaaatgaaagtagaGTCCAAACACTTGAACcagtacacgatttaggaagtaattacacaggaagcctgaactttaaagaacatgcctcctctattatttctaaatctagacggcaaattggttttataatgaaaaactttttcacaacagagggtaaacttactctctacaaaatatgtgtacgaccctcccttgaatactgctcttttgtcttctctaatatgaatatcatagacaagataagagtagatgttcaaagacgtttcacacgtcaactactaggatgtaacccgagtctcgattacacagacagatgtaagcatctatctttacaacctttatggcaccgtaggctaaaaaacaatttgatatttctctacaaagcgatatatgggctctcctttctaacctcctgcccgactatcacCCACAACCCAGCCtgtagacttagaaacaacgcatatacactacttaccgtaaaacaccaaaaacaaatgcgttgtaagttttttacagtacggtatagcttattgtggaacaggctgccaatgcctatccgcaactgtgatacgtttaccagattcaaaaagctaataactctatttctagactccaaagagcttcaacatttccttgaactcccgcccaccaatgaggcactttattacggaccgcccagtatctagaaagaacaagattataacaagttcgactgttactaatacgaATATAGCCAAACCACTGAATATAcggcttatcctttcctattattcattgtttattaatcataacCTGATGTtcctaaccctagctttcagttcccaaatctctacaggttaaatgtacattattcttcctaaaagtcatgctttttttctactgcaagtagacagatagctcaatcttatggatgctgatctactaaggccgatcatacaaagctcaaaatttggccacaaagtcttgtgagtttctcaatgttttatttgtcttaccctgaaatctttctcttttctttttctttctacagttttataccctctcatatctgatgatgtcacaggtattcagtgtttgacaacgcttctaccagtaacaccttctaatatatttcgttcccaccaagtgaaatcaaaagacagagtcgaggagaccggaagagtatatttggcgatgaccaatatatcggaattctctgatctaatctggctagcgattgcggttgatgttgagcacggcgttaccacacgtgatctggtgcggatgcctgaccgagcgccttcagctaggtgagtccactaaaacatatggtcagcatccaatgtcgaaaacttagtgctatttattttggggatttatttaccgctacagatcactcccccccagtggggcagtgacgaccctaagacgtggccagccagaagtttaaacccaacgagtttgtcgttggtaaacactcttctgatagcttactaaatttagcagcgtctggtcgtctttccttactatatgggaccgaggtacaacatagtaaaaaaagaaaatgtacaatgaaaatttcggatcctcataaacgtcatcgttcttttccagccgtcctggaaaagaaaaaagaaaatgtaagtgcatgtcgaaatacactcgtatgtgcgtaaaaacacaatgtcggcggaaaaaaaaggaaaataaactcatgaacacgtaatagcattttaaaagattgtttttttgttttgttttttttaaatagacataaaaatatataagcatattaaaattttttttttaaataatataaaatgtcgagaagtgccttacgtgcaatagtcgtttaaatgttctggaaatctcacccttcttccagaacgcgtcgttttaagtttattttcggatactgtcgaagtatcatcgtgtgtgttggttgtcggatgaggtattgtaagtgtcggagtcgtgtcgttcgattgtaccgaaggaaaatccacgtagataggatttccttctaaatacgctgcttttaagcgatcgatgctgatgctatcgtttgttccgttcttatcgactatatagtacttagattcacgttgaagaactttgaagggtccttcgtatgctgattcgaatggtcgtcgatgcgagtctcgacgaacgaaaacgtgtgtactatatcgtaagtcaggttgaacgaaaacatcagttgattgaggtcgagtgaaagcaggtttaactgaacgcattgcgtttgtaagcctgttcgtgtaggaggttagatccatgttcattgaagaggatgaaggatccacgaattctcctggaagtcgaagtgtcgttccataaaccagttgagccgcagtgtatccaatgtcagctttcactgcattgcggatacctagtaagacgagtggaagagcgaagctttcagttgtcggtgaaaacgttctaccaacccgtttgcttgtggatggtaggcggtcgttcggaagcgagtgattcctaaaagtgtggtcagacgacggaaaagatcggattcaaactgaagtccgcggtctgtggtgatggttgaagggcagccaaagtttgctacccatcgttcgacgaaggtgcgagccactgtttcagcagtgatgtccttgataggtactgcttctggccatcgagtgaaacggtctacgcaggttaagagataagagtatccatttgaatctggtaaaggtcctaccaaatccagatggacatggtcgaaacgagcatcgggagttttaaatgagcctaaaggacatttattgtgtctgataaccttagatttttggcagcttacacaggagcgtgcccactccctcacgtctttattcattccaggccagcaaaacctttctgctataagcttgatggttgcacgaacacctggatgcgaaagtttgtgcaatgtattgaagacattgcgtcgataatgtttcggcacgattgggcgattcctacctgtagatgtgtcacaaagtagaatttccttacctgttcccatctgtttgatgcgtagtttaagtgttgtggacgataactcgtgctgaagatcagtgtcttcttgttgaagctcggcgagtttaagaaggtcgattccttggaaactgttcaaggaagttatgcgagataaagcgtctgcaactacattgtttgctccagagatgtgttgaacgtctgaagtaaactgcgaaatgaagtccagttgtcgagactcacggggagagtacttgtcagaaggagagcttaacgagaaagtgagcggtttatggtcggtgaaaagagtgaattcacgaccttcgatgtagtgttgaaaatgtcgtatAGCACAACACATACCTACGAGTTCCCTACCGAacgtgctgtacctcgattcggtgtctagcaaccgtctagagaaaatgCTAAGGGTTGCcatgagttgttaacccattgttgtaagacgcctccgattgctgagtcggatgcgtctactgcgatgctaatgggtgcttgagtgtcctgatgtgcaagcattgttgctttagcgatgagctccttaattgtggagaatgcttttcgtgcggtgtcgtccaaattgatggattccgcatttccacgaagttggtcggttagcggtttcataagtaatgcgcatttcggtatgaaacgtctatagaaacttactaggccgttgaacgtgcgtaattgcttgacggtggtcggttctgggtaatccagaatggccgccactttggtcctaagaggtcaaATGCCTTGAGCgtctatagtgtgtcctaggaagtttaatgagtcggttcggaattggcatttctgaacgtttacagtaatgccatgttttgtagttgttcgaaaacaagatccagatgcttgagatgtgttcctctgtccggacttgcgattagacagtcgtcaacatacgcgtgtacgaatttgagacctcgaaaacgtcgtctatgaatctttggaatgcttgagcagcatttcttagaccgaaaggcattcgcaaaaattcatagagtccgaaaggagttatgatagctgttttcggtatgtcgtcagtagccatagggatttggttatacgctttaaccaagttgattttcgaaaagacagttgtatctttcaaggtagctgtcaaatcgtgaatgtgaggcaacgagtaacgatcgggaatggtttttgcattcaatcgccgatagtcaccagttggacgccaatcgttgctgtcctttttagagaccatgtgcaacggagatgcatatgcgctgcttgacggtcgtatgatccctaagtctatcatgtgatcgaattcgtttttcgctaaccttagcttttcgggagctagtcgtcgtgctttagaaaatacaggtggtcctgtagtcgtgatgtgatgtgtaacattgctggttacacacggtagtttcggttgagtttgttgtatcccagggtacttatcgagtagtggttgatagagtgggtctatcatatgcttaactgtgactggggatactctacaaccagtaaaagaagttacgcaaacggacaaattagtgtttccgtctactagcctccgtttgcgcgtatcgatgatcagattgtggtgttgtagaaggtccataccaatgattggtatagaaacatctgcaacaacgaaaatccagtgtatgggtttgcgtaaacccacgttaaggtaaacgtacgtTTTGCCATACGtggcgatcggttttccgtttgccgcctgtaagtttagggtcgattcgtgaagtcggtcgttaggatttgctgggagaacgctaacttctgcgccagtgtcgacgaggtagcgaactctcgttgtcacatctgtgacgaataacagacggctttgttcgccggctacggttgccgttaacgcgtgccggcttggtagttacccgagttgtttttcgaatcagtcggtttcgtgttgggaaaattgcagggttttctgcagtttctggaaaactttccatactggttatgataccagcaccagtcggggttatctgtctctcgtggtctagagacagatcgcttacgagaaatgcttctacgtggtgtgcgtgatctcttacggtcggtacgaagactaagataacgcgtgagtgtgtgacataagtcggttatatcattctgagtcgtgtgaggcttttctttgactgaaaatacctcggtagtaggtttcgtaatttctagaatacggtcggcagatgcagctagctcgtctaagccgttgttctggaacgagaccagaactgcttgcacctgttggggaagttttgacaagaagagttgtttgaatagatcttcgtcgaaagttcttaggcctataacctctctcatccgttgcaacatgtctgtcgcagaaccgtgttgcaggtcgatgttattgaagagttgatctaacctttgtcgatcggttagatctcctcgtttaagaatcgagagTTTTAAGATTTcataaggatcggaaacatcactagtaaacatactaggtgttacgtacctgttcaattcgcgcggtagtgccttgactactgcgaggaattgtgcacgtgtgtcgatcacgccgtgctcggagaagtcggcttctgcgcagcaaaaccaggcttcgatgttgtcgggccagaaaggcatcagttgaaacgaaggtggggacaaagtcttaagcttgagtactttaggtgtctgttcagtcatgatgaagtatgaagtacgataatgaacgaggggaaaatatatatatatccaagaaaaaacacgaaaaaaaatcacaatgtttaaaaaaaaaataaaaaataaggcaatgatatataaaaatcccaaaaaggaacagactcacagttgcaattaggtgtaccagatcacgtcgggttcaccaatgatgatgtcacaggtattcagtgtttgacaacgcttctaccagtaacacctaatatatttcgttcccaccaagtgaaatcaaaagacagagtcgaggagaccggaagagtatatttggcgatgaccaatatatcggaattctctgatctaatctggctagcgattgcggttgatgttgagcacggcgttaccacacgtgatctggtgcggatgcctgaccgagcgccttcagctaggtgagtccactaaaacatatggtcagcatccaatgtcgaaaacttagtgctatttattttggggatttatttaccgctacaagatCTTGTGCTCATTTAACTAAAAAATTGTTCTCGTACTGTTTCACCTATTTTCCTTAATTAACAAAAACATTGCCAAAAAGTAGCAATCTGAAATATTATGCTACCCACACCTCGGATCTTTTGCTTTCGATGAATGAGCGTTATACttcttttatttaaatactGAATACATAATCTAGTCATCTGTGACCAACCGTTGAGTAATATAAATCGAAAACTTTAAAAGAAGTAAGTCACAAAAGAACGAAGGATCTTCTACTAAGGTGAGTGATGTGGGCATGTTCTGACGACAAATTCACAagataatccaggcgagtttcaCCTTTTTCCCGTTAATTTGCTATGATTTTAGTATTTCTTAACCCATATATATTTTCACCCTAGATTGGCTGTACGTATTTCATACGAACTACTCCCTAAACGGTTTTTAGTATGagatatatttaatagttttatACGACCAATACTAATATTAACAAGTGGTTTTCAGACTAAGCATTATAGATGGTTAAATAATGCTTAATAATGGTTAAATAATTGTTAGTGGTTCTCATTGTCATAATTTTTTTACACTTCTTACAAAGGTTATGCACTAAGTTAACGAATACACCTGCagaattatttttaatgaaatcatATAACTCAGTTTCATTGGCACCATTCGATTTTTTTCTACTGCTTCTTTACTTTCTGGCATTTCCGAATCAAGAACTATGAACGTGTTCTGAACCATCAAAAACCTTGAGCGTGTAAAACAGCACGACCTATTTTATTTCCCATAGCGAATTCCCATATCAAGGCTGTTCATAAATGGTTTCTCGACAGCGCCATGAAGCTTTCTTACGATTTGATAAGCACGTAATATGGTCGGCTTCAGCGATGAAACTAAGAGATAAAGCAGTCAATAACCTGACTAATGACTATTTACACAAATGGTGCTGTTTTCCCACAGTTACCTTTACACAAATACTGACCAAAAGTTCATATCATTTTCATCTCACACCCGCGAGGGTTACGACGATTTTATCCGAGATACCCTCACCCATTTCAACTTAGTAGGCCACTTgcttaatatatgtcttatcaacgctcgatcgatctgcaacaaaaagacggatttagccctgtttgtatccatatatcaaccatcacttattatgatatctgaagcacggactaacagtaatatttccgaccAAAGCatatctcttgataactattttcTATATAGAAGCGACAGATTGAATGGACGAGGCGGAGGATGCCTTACttacgctcactctagcctaaactcactgctatgtgatatgcctgaactaaacaaactgaaggattcggtgtggattgtattaaagccgtcgaattccgttaccttactgctcggctgtgtttatcgtcaacctaaTGCATCAACagatgaaatagcagtattatcggaggtattcacactagcatcatccctctcattcacaggcaagctcatttgtggtgacttcaatatgcccgaaatttcttggctgccagtcaaagcgccgagacgttatgaatcatttattgaatgtctagagcttggacaatggactcagtatgtcgatagccctaccaaacatcaaaacatcttagacttagtctttaccagtggcctcatccccaatactttgcatattggaaaaaagtt of the Schistosoma haematobium chromosome 4, whole genome shotgun sequence genome contains:
- a CDS encoding hypothetical protein (EggNog:ENOG410VN7I~COG:S), encoding MVLFSHSYLYTNTDQKFISFSSHTREGYDDFIRDTLTHFNLVGHLLNICLINARSICNKKTDLALFVSIYQPSLIMISEARTNSNISDQSISLDNYFLYRSDRLNGRGGGCLTYAHSSLNSLLCDMPELNKLKDSVWIVLKPSNSVTLLLGCVYRQPNASTDEIAVLSEVFTLASSLSFTGKLICGDFNMPEISWLPVKAPRRYESFIECLELGQWTQYVDSPTKHQNILDLVFTSGLIPNTLHIGKKFPGSDHNIVICSLNVKTTTDRSKTVTLRRNYRKVDWNNFHNYLRSTDWRTFFTSNNTDTLTNIFYHNIKSIINNIAPLEYCKPTFSKDLYIPVSTRRRLQRHCTRFHNLNDFSSLVTMTEILV